CGTGGAGACGTCTGGCGCTGGACGGTGCTGAACACGGCATCCGCGGCTTCGACGGCGCCAGCGACCGCGTGTTCTGGGCCAGGCAAAGTCACCTTTACGACGTCGGCATTCACGCCTACGGCTTGCGTTAAAGCGCTTGCGGGACGTGTGGGCAGGCCCACGCTCTCAAGATAGGTGAAACTCCAAATGTGGGAGGGAGCAAGCCTCCTCCCACATTTGGCTCTCCAGTGGCTTTAAAGCGGCGTCAACACATTCATCACCGTATCCAGCGCCACTCGCGTGTCATCCAACTGCACCAGCGAGGCATGCCGCGCGCCCAGTGCGTCGCGGTTTTGGATCGCGGTGAGGATCGCCTTGTGCCGGGGCAGGCTCAAGCCCTGAATGTCCGGGCGCCGGTTGGTGATGTTGATCGATTCGCGCAGCGGCAACGACAGCATGTTGCACATGTACGCGAGCAGATCGTTGCGCGTGGCGTCGGCGATAGCGCGGTGGAAGTCCAGGTCGGCCTGTAGCAGGTCTTCGTGGGTCTTCGCGGTTTCCATGCCGCAGTAGGCCTTCTCGATAATGGCGATGTCTTCATCGGTGGCCGTGGTCGCGGCCATGGCGGCGATTTCCGGTTCGAGGATGCGCCGCACACCCGCCAGGGTATTGAAGAACTCGCTATGGGGCGTGGACTGCATCAGCCAGGACAGCACGTCCGGGTCGAGCAGGTGCCACTTCAAGCGCGGCCGCACCACCGCGCCCACCCTGGGCTTGGAATACACCAGGCCCTTGGCGCTGAGCACTCGCGTGGCTTCGCGCAGCACCGAGCGGCTGACCTTGTACTCCTCGCAGAGCGTGGCCTCCATGGGCAGCCTTTCTTCGGGCTTGAAGCGACCGGAAACGATGTGCATGCCCAAGTCCTGAACGATCTGGGCATGCATGCTCTTGCGCGGCTTGGGCGGCTGGTGATCCATAACGGGCGGGATGCTCTGGCTTAAATTCGCGGCATCATAGCATCCCAATTAGTGGGAATGACGCGGGACTTCAGCCCCACGGCACCCTACCAGGAAGTCAAAGTCGCAGCCCTGGTCGGCCTGCAGCACATGGTCGATGTACAGCTGGCGGTAGCCGCCGACGATCAGGTTCTGCGGTGGCGCCAGGTCAGCCATGCGCGCCGCCAGCTCTGCGTCGGGGATGTCCAGGTGCAAGCGGCCATTGGCGCAGTCCAGCTCGATCCAGTCGCCTTCCTTGACCGTGGCCAACGGCCCGCCCGCGGCGGCTTCCGGTGCCACGTGCAACACCACGGTGCCGTATGCCGTGCCGCTCATGCGTGCATCGGAGATGCGCACCATATCGGTCACGCCCTGGGCCAGCAGCTTGGCCGGCAGGCCCATGTTGCCGACTTCAGCCATGCCCGGGTAACCCTTGGGCCCGCAGTTTTTCATGACCAGGATCGAGTTGGCGTCCACGTCCAGCTCCGGGTCGTTGATGCGTGCCTTGTACATGTCGAAGTTCTCGAACACCACCGCGCGGCCACGATGCTGCATCAGCTCAGGGCTGGCCGCCGACGGCTTGAGCACTGCACCCAGTGGGGCCAGGTTGCCGCGCAGCACACAAATGCCGCCGTCGGCGCGAATCGGGTTGTCGAGGGTGCGGATCACTTCGTCCTGGCCGTAGATCGGCGAGTCCTTGGTGTTCTCGCCCAGGGTCTTGCCGTTGACGGTCAAGGCGTTCGGGTGCGGGATCAGGTTGGCTTCGCCGAGGCGGCGCAGCACGGCGGGCAGGCCGCCGGCGTAGTAGAACTCTTCCATCAGGAAACGCCCCGACGGCTGCAGGTCGACGATGGTGGGCATGCCGCGGCCGATGCGGGTCCAATCGTCCAGGTCCAATTCCACGCCGATGCGCCCGGCGATGGCTTTCAAATGGATCACCGCGTTGGTCGAACCGCCGATGGCGGCGTTCACGCGAATCGCGTTTTCAAACGCTTCTTTAGTCAGGATCTTCGACAGCTTCAAGTCTTCGCGCACCATCTCCACCGCGCGCATGCCGGACATGTGCGCCAACACATAACGCCGCGCATCCACCGCCGGGATCGCCGCGTTGTGCGGCAACGAGGTGCCGAGCGCCTCGGCCATGCAGGCCATGGTCGACGCGGTGCCCATGGTGTTGCAGGTGCCCGCCGAGCGCGACATGCCGCCCTCTGCCGCAAGGAAATCATCCAGGGTAATGGTGCCGGCCTTCACTTGTTCGCTGAGCTGCCACACCACGGTGCCCGAGCCGATGTCCTGGCCCTTGTGCTTGCCATTGAGCATCGGCCCGCCGGTGACCACAATCGCCGGCACGTCGCAACTGGCGGCGCCCATCAGCAGGGCCGGGGTGGTTTTGTCGCAGCCGGTCAGCAGTACCACGCCATCGATCGGGTTGCCGCGAATGGCCTCTTCCACATCCATGCTCGCCAGGTTACGCGTCAGCATGGCGGTGGGGCGCAGGTTGGATTCGCCGTTGGAGAACACCGGGAATTCCACCGGAAAACCGCCGGCCTCGATCACGCCGCGTTTGACGTGCTCGGCAATCTGGCGGAAATGCGCGTTGCACGGGGTCAGCTCCGACCACGTGTTGCAGATGCCGATGATCGGCTTGCCATGGAACTGGTGATCGGCAATGCCCTGGTTCTTCATCCAGCTGCGGTACATGAAGCCGTTCTTGTCGGCGGTACCAAACCACTGGGCGGAGCGTAGGCCGGGCTTTTTATCAGACATGATCGATTCTCTTATTGTATGACTATATGTTCTCTCTGCGGCTAAACATAAGCGCAAATTCTTCCATTTGGAAGAGTTGTTTCGCAAATAGTACTACTATATAGTCGATCTCAACTGAGGCACGACCCTGGCGGATTTCCGCGAGAGGCGTTCCCGATTCCTATAAGAACAACAATCGGAGATCGACCCCCATGAGCGAGGAATTGCGGCTTATCCGGCGCATCACGCTGAAACTGATTCCCTTCCTGATCCTGCTGTACTTGATTGCCTACGTGGACCGTTCCGCCGTGGGCTTCGCCAAGTTGCACATGGGTGCCGACGTCGGCATCGGGGACGCGGCCTACGGCCTGGGCGCGGGGTTGTTCTTCATTGGTTATTTCCTGTTCGAGATCCCCAGCAACCTGATGCTCGACCGCTTCGGCGCGCGGCGCTGGTTCGCGCGCATCATGATCACCTGGGGCGCCATTACCATCGGCATGGCCTTTGTGCAGGGGCCGCACAGCTTCTATGTGATGCGCTTTTTGCTCG
This region of Pseudomonas asgharzadehiana genomic DNA includes:
- a CDS encoding FadR/GntR family transcriptional regulator, which gives rise to MDHQPPKPRKSMHAQIVQDLGMHIVSGRFKPEERLPMEATLCEEYKVSRSVLREATRVLSAKGLVYSKPRVGAVVRPRLKWHLLDPDVLSWLMQSTPHSEFFNTLAGVRRILEPEIAAMAATTATDEDIAIIEKAYCGMETAKTHEDLLQADLDFHRAIADATRNDLLAYMCNMLSLPLRESINITNRRPDIQGLSLPRHKAILTAIQNRDALGARHASLVQLDDTRVALDTVMNVLTPL
- a CDS encoding IlvD/Edd family dehydratase; translated protein: MSDKKPGLRSAQWFGTADKNGFMYRSWMKNQGIADHQFHGKPIIGICNTWSELTPCNAHFRQIAEHVKRGVIEAGGFPVEFPVFSNGESNLRPTAMLTRNLASMDVEEAIRGNPIDGVVLLTGCDKTTPALLMGAASCDVPAIVVTGGPMLNGKHKGQDIGSGTVVWQLSEQVKAGTITLDDFLAAEGGMSRSAGTCNTMGTASTMACMAEALGTSLPHNAAIPAVDARRYVLAHMSGMRAVEMVREDLKLSKILTKEAFENAIRVNAAIGGSTNAVIHLKAIAGRIGVELDLDDWTRIGRGMPTIVDLQPSGRFLMEEFYYAGGLPAVLRRLGEANLIPHPNALTVNGKTLGENTKDSPIYGQDEVIRTLDNPIRADGGICVLRGNLAPLGAVLKPSAASPELMQHRGRAVVFENFDMYKARINDPELDVDANSILVMKNCGPKGYPGMAEVGNMGLPAKLLAQGVTDMVRISDARMSGTAYGTVVLHVAPEAAAGGPLATVKEGDWIELDCANGRLHLDIPDAELAARMADLAPPQNLIVGGYRQLYIDHVLQADQGCDFDFLVGCRGAEVPRHSH